The genomic DNA TCTGAGTTTTTTGCGGTTGAATTTTAGAGTCTTTATCTCAGTTTCAAGGATAAAACAAAAAGATGAAGAAAATATGAAAATAGTCTGCCTTAGCCGTATATATTCAGAATGTGACGGTAAACCGTGAACCGATATCCGGTGTGCTCTCTACCTCAATGCTTCCCCCTATCACCTCTGTAAGTTCTTTCACAATGGCAAGACCGAGTCCCCTGCCACCTGAGTCTTTTCCCTTGTAAAACCGTTCAAATATTTTTGAAATATCTGCGGGTGCAATACCTTTTCCTGAATCTTCAACCGTGATCTGAAATCCTGTTGTCCCGCCATCTTTTTTATACTTGTCCCAGCGTACAGTAATCCCTCCACTATGTGTGAATTTATAGGCATTTGTGAGGAGGTTTTTCAGTATAATGTGCAGTTTTTCAGGGTAGGTCTTTACCGTAACCGGAGGTCCCTCTGTCCTGATAGATAGCCCCTTTTCCTCTATCATATTGGCCATTCCACTCGTGACTGTTTCGATAAACTCCTTGAGGTCGATCTCTGTCAGTGTGCCTTTCTTGAAGAAACTCGCCTCAGCCCTTGTTATATCCTCTATCCCTTCCACAAGGGAGATGAGTCTCTGTATCTCGGAGTTTATATTGTTTATTACCGTATGCGTATCTGTGATTATTCCGTCCTCAATAGCCTCGAGATTTACCTTGATAATGGTCAGTGGTGTTCTCAATTCATGGGCCACGTTGGAGGTAAGGTGCTTCCTGAGGGCATCCTCTCTCCTCAGGGCCTCCGCCATATAATTAAATGTATCTGTAAGCCTGTCCATCTCGTCATGGCATTTCAAGGTGCTGTAAAGGCCTCCGAAGGGTCGGTGTAATTGGGGTATCTTTACAGAGAGGTCTCCTTTTGCTATCTTTTCCGCTGCTGCGTTCAGTCGTCTTACCGGTGTGGCGAGGTAGATGGTAAAGAGTATGGAAAGAAAGATTGCTCCGCTACCTGCTATCAGGAACGAGGTGATGAGAAACTCTCTTCCCCTGTTTCTGAAGATATCTTCCTTAAGGGCAATAGCCCCGAGTCTTTTAAGTGGTCTGATATAGAGTTTTCCGATCTCTCTGCCCTTGACATAGAGGGGATACCAGGCATATTCACCCTCACCTGTGGGCAACTTCAGGAGGGAAAGCATCCTCTTGAACATGTTTGGATTCAGACTGAGGAGGACATCGGTTGAGGAGAGAATTTGCTTTTCGGAGGTATCTTCAACATAGGTTTCAAAACCGAGCATTAACCCCCAGTGAAGCGCCATGCTGAGGTGTTCCATATCCCACTGATTATCGATATAACTGCCTTCAATTGAGGCCAGGACCCAGTATGTCTGGTCTTCTTTTGTTCCCCTTACGAACTCATCGAAATCTTTCAGGGTAAGCCGTTCAAAGACAACATTGGAAAGAAGGGCAAGAAATATTATAAGTATGAATGATAGAAATAATTTAGTCCTCATCAGGTAAGCCGATAAATCTGTAACCTACTCCATAAACTGTTTTAATGTAAACAGGGTTTCTTGGATCGTCTTCGATCTTGTGACGGATGTTCTTGATGTGTGCATCGACCGTTCTGTCATAACCTTCAAAATCATAACCGAGAATTGCGTTTACAAGCTGAACCCTTG from Nitrospirota bacterium includes the following:
- a CDS encoding HAMP domain-containing sensor histidine kinase; amino-acid sequence: MRTKLFLSFILIIFLALLSNVVFERLTLKDFDEFVRGTKEDQTYWVLASIEGSYIDNQWDMEHLSMALHWGLMLGFETYVEDTSEKQILSSTDVLLSLNPNMFKRMLSLLKLPTGEGEYAWYPLYVKGREIGKLYIRPLKRLGAIALKEDIFRNRGREFLITSFLIAGSGAIFLSILFTIYLATPVRRLNAAAEKIAKGDLSVKIPQLHRPFGGLYSTLKCHDEMDRLTDTFNYMAEALRREDALRKHLTSNVAHELRTPLTIIKVNLEAIEDGIITDTHTVINNINSEIQRLISLVEGIEDITRAEASFFKKGTLTEIDLKEFIETVTSGMANMIEEKGLSIRTEGPPVTVKTYPEKLHIILKNLLTNAYKFTHSGGITVRWDKYKKDGGTTGFQITVEDSGKGIAPADISKIFERFYKGKDSGGRGLGLAIVKELTEVIGGSIEVESTPDIGSRFTVTF